Genomic segment of Vallitalea longa:
ATAAAACCATGCCATTAGAGGCTCGTTGTAAATAGGACCGTGGAATAAATGCGGAAGTTATTAAAGCACCAAAATAATCGGTGCTCATATTTTAAAAATTTCGAGACATTTTCAAAAATGCTTGACATAACTTTATTAAAAAAAATAAAATTGTATTAAAATCAATAAAACTGAGTTACGTTATTCGAGTTGTAATGTAGAGCATGGGGAAATTAATAAATAATATATTGATATAAATAGCAAATATTTAATAGAAATTTGTTTTTATAAAAATTATAATTGTATTATTGACGAGAATTAACTTATATCATAAAAATTGGAGGATTAATAAAATGACACATGTAAAAGTAAAACCAGGTATATGCGGATTTGATACAACCATTGATGTTGAATCTAAAGACATGCAAAATGTGACTATTAATGTTCAAACGGATTGTCCTAATTATCAAACTATAAATGATGAATTAATAGAAATAGATAGTTTCGGTGAAGTTTTAGGTACATTTGGTGAATCCAAAGTATGTAGGTTAGCTAAAAAGTATTGTAAACATCCATCATGTCCAATACCAACTGCAATATTAAAAGGAATTGAAGTAGAATGCAGATTAGCGTTACCTCAAAAAGTTGAGATTGATGTAATCAAAGATGAATAAATGACTAAGGGACGCTTCTTTTGACTTGCTGATGTAAATATGATATATTTAATATGGTGATGTTAAATGGCAAGAAAAAAAAGAGAAAGAAGTAAGTCAGGTATATATCACATCATGTTACGTGGAATTGACAAGCGTAATATTTTTATGGATGATGAAGACAGAGATAGATTTCTACAGACTTTGCTAAAAGCTAAACAGGTCGGGGGATTTTCTCTATATGCATATTGTCTTATGGATAATCATGTTCATCTATTGATAAAAGAAAATGAAGAAATAGGTAACAGCATTAAGAGAATAACAGTAAGTTATGTTCAATGGCATAACAATAAGTATGGAAGAACGGGACATCTTTTTGAAAACAGGTATAAAAGTGAAGTGGTAGAGAGCGAAAATTATCTATTGATGGTCGCTAGATACATACATCAGAATCCTGTAAAAGCAAATATGACTAATTCACCAGCTGAATATATCTGGAGTAGCTACCATAAGTATATTGACAGATTATATGGTGATAAAGTTAAGCTTGATACCAACAACATACTTAATCACTTTCACGATAAAGAAAAGTTTGAAGCTTATATGACTAGATCAAATTCAGATGAATGCTTAGAATATGACCAGAAAATCAAATTTACGGATTATGAGTTGAAAGAACATATTCAAAAAAGATATAATATCAAAGATATTAATAATTTTACAAAAAGTGATAGGGATAATATGATTTTTAAGATCAAAAAAGAAACTGGTGCTAGTATAAGGCAGTTAAGCAGGGTTTTAGGATTAGGACGGGGAATTATTGAAAAAGCTTCTAAAGTAGGATAATCCATTTAAACAATTAATGATATGCTCATATGATATTAATTCTGAGCATATCATTTTGT
This window contains:
- a CDS encoding DUF6951 family protein, with the translated sequence MTHVKVKPGICGFDTTIDVESKDMQNVTINVQTDCPNYQTINDELIEIDSFGEVLGTFGESKVCRLAKKYCKHPSCPIPTAILKGIEVECRLALPQKVEIDVIKDE
- a CDS encoding transposase translates to MARKKRERSKSGIYHIMLRGIDKRNIFMDDEDRDRFLQTLLKAKQVGGFSLYAYCLMDNHVHLLIKENEEIGNSIKRITVSYVQWHNNKYGRTGHLFENRYKSEVVESENYLLMVARYIHQNPVKANMTNSPAEYIWSSYHKYIDRLYGDKVKLDTNNILNHFHDKEKFEAYMTRSNSDECLEYDQKIKFTDYELKEHIQKRYNIKDINNFTKSDRDNMIFKIKKETGASIRQLSRVLGLGRGIIEKASKVG